The DNA window catgcctgtgtgtctggccgtgtggacctaGAATGTGCCCTAAACAACAAAATTACCATTTCCTACATGCTTGgacattaaacaactcaaaacccattcatttaaccatttcaaaacatgatcaaacacattcaaatctaaattataaacataccaatttcaatGCATTTTGCCTAGCTCATAAGCACTTaaacactaacttaaattcacatgcacatatctagatttagttcaatttaccatgccataatatggcttcaaaaacaaacacatgtttatatacataccaaaccaacattaaacttataaccttatttacaatcaatctacaaaataactattatttagacaccctaggtacatgccgacacaaaagatagacatcaccacatttgagttcgggatcattgttggatgctgaaACTGGATAAAAAAGTTAAGTACCTAacttgcgcacggaaaacaaaaccatacgctgagtaaaactcagtggtatttctataatccgaatattaaACACAAGATAATATCATATGCACAATTTAATTATAAGCATATATTAATATCTAGTATCATGACTATCAAATTTCATTTGTTAAACAATGTCCCAATCcacacaattgctatataaataattattcacatatcaaaccacCTTTATTCATACAATGACACTAGCCATTCAATACCCAACTCAACTCATGAATACATCATCTGttatataatagcttttcacaatttgatccacatatcatttaaacaataacattatccattccatattcaattcataaGTACATAACTCATGTATTTCATATTCATGTTTCAAATTACTATTCcattttcaattcacatacaatatcatccaatatcaatcatagtattattttatttaattacccgtattaacacgactcggactccgacggatacacagatccaaccaacacactagtttggcacctagtgcctcatcggataaatccgaagtagTAACCACGCCTAGcgctatataaatttgacacccagtgtctcatcagttaaaccgaagtaaattggcacccggtgcctcatcgacttgaagtcaaaaaaatccctaaactctttcaatcctatggcatgccatctatattcgactcattctgatacagttaatagggttccaattcacttttcaaatataaccaatatccaatatcaaattttcatatattcacattatcacatatatacatatgaattcaattcaattcatataaattcaataaattcatcacataccgaatcaatcaatttcaattgtaaaacacaatagTTCTGACCTCCAATACTTACCATAAGCAAGAAATCAAAATGCAATAATTTTACAAcctagttcggattatagaaatacaaaccaggaatTCTGAGCTATTCAACGTCGACTTTATATTTCCTCTTTTTAGTCGAGGGTTTCGGTACGAtgttagctatggaattaaaacaattaaaattcatcaatataacacaattcaatttcatattgaatatttcaattttttactcaatatttgtctaatttccaatttagtccctaaaccgagactaatttttattcttcacatttaattctatattttcatacaaattccactttaaactaaatttaaccccctattttcacttaaatccctaaatttcaaaatttttacaatttagtccctattactcaaaatttacaatttattctacaatttaatcctttttcatttctagcttaaaaatctatcgatttaatccctaatactaaaactattcaacattaacaaccttTAAAAACTCAATTAATGCTAAAATTTCGACATGAGTTGGGTAATACTTAACACcggaattccaaaaacataaaaattacaagaacaaggaactaaattgactaaccaattgaacttggaaaCTTTGAAACCCCTAAGCCTGGCGtctgtttctttcttcttttctttatttttctttctcaattttgattttgattttgcttttgtctttctttatttcatttacttatttgttttattatattttatttattattatattatatatttatatatatacttaatacttaagtaaacatattataatatattttaactttaatattataatatatataaaataaatttaaacatgcAAGTTACTAATACAGTCCACTTAATGGAATAAGgtataattgcttctttagtccctttaattattctttaatctataattcaactttcactctatatgcaatttagtccttgtacctaattacttttaattcaagcaaattcacttaaccaaaacttaattaactacacaaatatcttcataaatatttttaaaaaatatttacgattTTGATTTACgggaattgtaacaccccaaactcggcctagacgttattgtCGAATCTGATGTGTTACATTGAAATGTTTTTcgaaaccatgttttcattgaaaacccttcttgaaatttcaaacttcttaccatttaaaacttgtacaaaacctCAGTTTGCGTTTGCTTATTTTTAATCGAGGTTTATTAAAGAAACGTTGTTACTttcaaaaccttattgttgcggaagcttaatttaaaacaaatgatttgCAAAAATGTGTTATTCaaaaattgagttgcggaaaCATAGCGTTTGAAAATTGTTATTGTTTTGAAAATTCGAGTTCTCTTTCTAGCAGATAAGAATCACAATCAATAAAATCCCGAatttaaaattcagaatttttgaggccttattacaacccgacacaaaatcaaagtgctttagtaaatgagcaaaatagaataaaacttgtgcagttgtgtggccctctccgagtccctcgcagctccgaacCGTCTAACGCTGGAGATTACGTGAAAGGTTAAAAACGGGGTacgtttacaaaaactcagtgtgtaatcccttatcatTCAGTCAGTAATATAAGCCGTAACAATCTGGGCCTGAGACTTTTTCAGTAACAAAACTATGTGGCTTTAGCCCAAAACAGTAAAAGtgtagtgtgggccttagcccattacagtatcagaatCAAAAATAGAATACATGTGGGCCTAAGCCTAATACAGTGACAGAATCAGTAATAGAAATGCAGCAATGCAatcatgcaacccatcccaatctagccaacacaccacccgtaccaaccaacataccatgtggggataaaatcgacctaccCAGCCAATACACTAATATTAACACCTGTTGTGACACTAatcagtatcgcagcaaagctgccagtaaccaGAATGACTAAGAGCTGTAAACAGgatagctataagctataaacagAATGACTACAAGCCATAAGTATAGTAATATAATTggtacaaagccatcagtagtagTGATATGATCGACACACAACCATCAGTAAcggtaatatgatcggcacaaagcTATCAGTAgcattgcagcaaagctgctagcaatagtattgcagcaaagctgccagtaatagtatatgtggccaagccatcggtaacagtgattgtggcagagccaccagtacagtacttcctccataacagtatcccaaccccatgcagtatgtcatgtatgtagaatgccatgctcagaatcagtaatacaaatcacagacaaatcaaTCATACCAATCACAGACAAATTAGTCATTTAAATCAcaaacaaatcagtcatttacatcatggacaaatcaatcatttaaactcgaggggtaaaatagtcatttaccctctaggggcattacgatcattttaccttacaggggtatttcggccATTTAATCCTATAAGGGTATTACGACTATTTTACCCTagaggggcattacggtcattttaccttatgggggtttttcggtcattttacactacagAGGTATTACGATTGTTTTATCTTATTGGGACATTACAGTCATTTTATCCTACGggggcattacgatcattttaccctacaagggtattacgatcattttacaaATATTGGGGTGTCGATACTTATTATGGCCTCCTAAAAGGTCTATCGTTGCTTCGAGTGACTCAGATAACCTACACGGCTAGAACAATGTATATGGGCCCAAAACTCGCTATtgggcccaaatgggcccacacgctcgtgtggcccatttagtcTAGATTCACATACGGTATCGTGAGCCTCATAAACCAACCTACCAATGATCACTTACTGAGGAttttacccgtgtgggcccataaGCCCATGGGGCCCATGCGGCTTATTTCGACCTATCGAGGCCCATAACGGCCCCCGCTATGCAAACGTCACAGTCCAACAACACTtaccacatctcatacattttatCCGTGTAGCCCATAAGCCCACTGGGCCCACAcaacccatttcggcccaacgaaGCCCAAAATAGCCCAAGACCACGAGAGTGttcgtggtggcctctacagaCTAACGTCCGATCGCATGCTCGTGTGGCATCATAGCCATATTTCTGACTTTTTGGCATTTTGCCGATCTACAGTCATAGCAGTGTAACAACACAtactttcggcttttcagctgaTCATCGAATATTGCATACAAATACACGAAGAGTGCAAATAATCTGGAGCACAAAACCTATAACCAAAACAACACAAGATTAACGCATAATCTTAATCTATAAACTTTATTTACTAAACCACAAACACTCACCTTGCTAGATCTAACAGATACTAGCGCCTCACTACTGATCAAGGGCGAATCCCCCCTCCTAACATGATTCGGCAGATCAAAAGTTGTTAGAAAACAACCATACATTTGGCCcctaagagaaagaaaagggaaaatcgaAGCTTGTTAATAGAGCCATAAGAAATTTGACTAAGAACGAAATAATAAAGTGGTTGTAACACCtccttacaaaaaaaataaacgtATTTTGGCAATAGTAAGTCAGGAAGATTCGGCCCGaaacaagaagaacaaagagattTGAGAGGGAGAGAGTATGAGAATTCGGCCTAACagagaaaggaaaaatagaattGGAAAAGAAGTAGGGATGAAAGTAAAAGAGGGGGTCGACTATAGCAGAAAATGATTAAAGAAGATATGAGTAGGAAGTTTCAAGTAGAGAAGAAACAGTATTCGGTTTCTTTTAGAGAAAAGAAGCAAAACTAAAGCGGAAAAGGAGAGACCAAACGGCAACATACAAAAGAGCCAGCCAAGAAAACCGCTCCGGCACTTCGAATATACCTAACAAAAGCCCCTAGTCGAATTTCCAAGACCAAGAAACCTATTTCGGCACAACTTCTCAAGCCTTCAAACTCCTTGAAAATCTCCACCCCCCTCTCATtgattttctccccttatccctctttGATATCCTCCACAACCAACTCACAAGACTAAATCAAACTCTCCAACAACAGAGTTCaaatccaacaccaactcttgcctccTCATGAACAAAATATATAATCCTATTTGCATGCAGTGAGACTCGAACTCCAGTCCCCTACCAGaaacaacacgccaccttgccacagtgaaaccactatttctgactccactaaaaaacgggttgttacataaatGATTTGGATATGTAATGTGACCCGTATGAACCTTGTGAAGGCTTAGGATACAaattacatgtcattagggttattacAGTTCGAGTGTTGGTCTTGGATGtcttaccgatggctgaggttcaacatttgttgcagattttccacaacttgtgtgagcagcaccgtgtagcctAACATCCtaacccatagctcgtgtgagcatacccatttcacagctcatgtaaGCATTTACAATTTCAGTTACAGTCATACTTTGTGTGAGTATTTACAATTACAGTTATAGTTACAatcacactttgtgtgagcattATTCCTATGAATCTAGCGCTATTTCATTATGGTTTATCGAGTGGAAAATGAGTAAACAGAAATGGTAATATGAAATGGACATATGAATTATTTATATGGATctagatatgtgaaaaagggataATTGAAATGAATACTTGAAATGAAGATGTAAAATATTAAACGAATATGTGATGGTTGGTTTATGTACCAAATGTGTTTTTCATGTATATGTTTGATAACATTATAAAGTTACATGCTTCATATATGAACTCACCTATGGAATGCCATCTATATTCGACTTAGcccgatatagttaatagggttccaattcatttttcaaatacaaccaatattcatttcaattcaaataatcaatatattcaaaaaatatatatactaattcaATCTATTTAATCAACTTAAATTCAATTCAATGACAAAGTGTCAAGTACTCACCTCAatacttaccatatgcattaaataaaaaaatacaacaaataataattaagttcggattatagaaatacaaatcaaaaattccgagctattcctcgtcgactttatcttttcccttttcaGTCAAGGGTTCCGGTACGActttagctacggaattaaaataaataaaattcatcaatacaacacaattcaatctcatatttaacatttcaatttttactcaatatttgcctaaattccaatttagtccctaaattgagattaactttatttctttacatttaattctttattttcatacaaattccactttagagtaaatttaactccctattttcacttaaatccttaaatttcaaattttttcacaatttagtccctattactcaaattttagaatttattctacaattcaattctttttcatttctaacttaaaaattatcagtttaatccctaatactaaaattattcaacattaacaactcttaaaaacttaataatttctaaaatttcgacatgagtcgggtagtatttaacaccgggattctaaaaatataaagattacaagaaaaagtgactaaattgactaaccaattgatttttaaaactttgaaGCCCTTAAGGCCCTTCgtctccttctttctttcccttatttttttctttcttttcctttctgtttcgttttgcttgtcttttttttcttttatttatttgttttattttattataatatataatacatatacttaataattaagtaagtataatttaatataatatatattaaatttacataCTTTTAACTAGCAGTTTGGAAGATCCAACTAAGATATAAGCTTgctcataaaattacaaatttcttGGATGACTCGAATCACTTTCTAAATTATTTTCTGTAGTTTTTGGTTAGGTATATCTGCTTTATCTTGGAGAAGATTGAATAGAGTGATGATTAATATATGATTTGCTCAGGCCATCGTTTTTGTTCTCTAACATATCAGAAATTTTTAGCAACAAATGTTTTTGAACTAATTATTTAATCAAGTTCATTTCTAGacttttttttatggttttcataTTGTTAGTCTAACCATGAACAAAATCTAACTTATCAAATGAAGCAAGCATAACATGAGTCTGTACACCTTTTGCTAGACAAAAATCATTTCTTATACTCCTTTTAGTTAATCTATTGTTTGGATAACTATCAAATACTTGTTTGCTTTTAGTGTGAAGCAATTAGAAGAGTAGTTGATGTTATTCAGATTCCAACATAAATATGATcaatttatgttaattaattgttCAATTAATACCGTATCAAACTTGTCCAAACCCAACACATACAAATTTGCTCATATTTCGCCAAAATAGGTTCTTCAAAAGTTGAGAAAAACAGTCGTAAAAAACATGGGACCTGAACCAACTATGTAAGGTGTTGGTGCAGACGAGATCTATCCCAACTCTTTTAAAGTTGGTGTATAAATGCTTTATTCCGATCTTTTTTTGGTAGTCTATTTCCTCCTATCCCAATCTTTTTTAAAGGTTGGCCTTAACTAGGTCTTTGTCGACCCTTCAATAAATGTCAGCTTATGTTGAATTATGTCGGCACGTTTTTCAAAGCTTCGTGGTACCTATGCTAACGGTGCTAACAACGACGTTTTTGGAAGTGTCTAGAGAATCGTCGGGATAGCCTATGTCAACTTTTTTTGCGTCAtcctaagtaaaaaaaaaagtgtctcCGTAGGCCTATTTTATTGTTGTGTTTTAAAAGTGaaaactgaaaaataaaaaacaatataacttatgtaaaaactttaaaaacctcTTTGAGATTTTGAGAAGAGTTGCTCTTTGGAGAGCACAATACGATGAAAGTTGTAAGTTGTGTTCTGGGGGGGGAGTTAATGTCTATCGTTGGCCTCTATGGTAGAATCAATCAGTGGCCTGAGAGGCGGTGGTTTACCCTGTGGCGGATGCCAGCGGTTCGAGTCggaactaaatttttttaaataaatttgttatTCATAGTCCTTATTGCTTATAGTGAAAAAAACAAGTGAATAAATGAAGTAATtgcatttaaacatttttaaaaataaaataacatataaaaaggaaaaaaatattaataataattaataaaagaataaaaaaatggacttaattcattttttgTTCATTGTAATCTTatagtattttttatattctttattttttttctcatcttGACAACAGTGTATCCAACCCCAAAAAGGCAACTATATAACTCATATTttccagaaaaataaaattaaagcttcgAATTCTTGCTGTTCCATATGTGAATTGAATAAGATTCAAACAATAGATTGGCTATAATCATCATCCGCATCGCTTAGATGATAAACTTTATAATTGCTGCCATTGCCATTAATGCCTCCTTGTGCTTCATTTCCTCCACAAGTAATGGAAATCTCAATCCCGAATGAGTTACTAAAACATGAGAACAACTTGGTACTCCCTCCCTTTCCTTTTTTCCCTCTGATCGATTTCCGGGATACGGTTGCCGCCGGTGGGATTTTCGTTTCCCACCTCTCTATCTTCATTTCTAgctcttcttcttctctctctttCCTTGTCCATTCCtttattcttaaattttcttTCGTCTGAACTTGGTTGTTTACCGGTGGTTTGTACAAGCCATGTGCAATGGCGGCGGCTACCACGGAAGCTGATGGCCCCACATCGGTGCTACATACAGAGCCACCGTTCACCATGCTACCACCATTCACCATGCTGCCATTGCATTTATCGTCCAACTCACTGGCATCGAAACCACCATTGATAGTCGAATCCTTTACAGGCCTTTCCATTGAGTTATCTTCCATTTTTAACTCGGTTCTGTCGCTTTGTGAACGGGTCATTTTCGCATTAACGTTTACATTTAGCTTGTCGTTTTGCGATTCATCGTCCTCGTGGTGATCATTTTCAGTTGGTTTTGGTATAGGTTCTTCTAACAAAGGCAAGCTACGCATGGTACTATCAACGAGGGAAACTTCCATGTTGAGAATCCCTTGAGGGCGGCCCGAGGGACGGCGGACTTGAAGCGTGACGGTTCTAGCCGTGGAGTTGTTGTTGATCTTAGAGTCGGTAACGGAGCGTAAATGGAAAATATCGTTGATGTTAACGTTAACGCATCCGACCAAGGCATCTTTAACCCAAGCAGCCGCGTAAATCTCAACAAAAATCTTAGCGTCCTCCTCGGAGCTAAGAAACTTGTCATCGACACGGAACGAGAACTTGTCATTCCAAGCAGGATGGGTTCCGCCGGTTTGGTCAATACCGGTTGCGAGTTTCCGGTCGGGTTGGACCCAAACAATGGCGTAGGTCTTCATGGTTTTGTAGACCTCGAGAAGATCTTCGGCGGAAAGGAGTGTGACCTCTAGGATCCTGGAATGAGCCATCATAGTTGGCTGTCGAGAGTCACCCACGATAATCTCTATACGGAAGATGCATGAAAAATAGTGGGATTGGAGGCTGGGGGGAATAAATATGGAGACGAGTTTTGGGGCGAAATGGTAGGGAAATTTGTTAGCTGCCATCGAATTTAGGCCATCACTTTTTTTAAACAAGGGCTGTTTATTTTGTTCAGTAGAATGCCAATTTTTG is part of the Gossypium hirsutum isolate 1008001.06 chromosome D11, Gossypium_hirsutum_v2.1, whole genome shotgun sequence genome and encodes:
- the LOC107928729 gene encoding uncharacterized protein; amino-acid sequence: MAHSRILEVTLLSAEDLLEVYKTMKTYAIVWVQPDRKLATGIDQTGGTHPAWNDKFSFRVDDKFLSSEEDAKIFVEIYAAAWVKDALVGCVNVNINDIFHLRSVTDSKINNNSTARTVTLQVRRPSGRPQGILNMEVSLVDSTMRSLPLLEEPIPKPTENDHHEDDESQNDKLNVNVNAKMTRSQSDRTELKMEDNSMERPVKDSTINGGFDASELDDKCNGSMVNGGSMVNGGSVCSTDVGPSASVVAAAIAHGLYKPPVNNQVQTKENLRIKEWTRKEREEEELEMKIERWETKIPPAATVSRKSIRGKKGKGGSTKLFSCFSNSFGIEISITCGGNEAQGGINGNGSNYKVYHLSDADDDYSQSIV